In Sparus aurata chromosome 2, fSpaAur1.1, whole genome shotgun sequence, a single genomic region encodes these proteins:
- the LOC115570342 gene encoding AP-2 complex subunit mu-B-like, translating to MIGGLFIYNHKGEVLISRVYRDDIGRNAVDAFRVNVIHARQQVRSPVTNIARTSFFHVKRSNIWLAAVTKQNVNATMVFEFLYKMCDVMSAYFGKISEENVKNNFVLIYELLDEILDFGYPQNSETGALKTFITQQGIKSQHHTKEEQSQITSQVTGQIGWRREGIKYRRNELFLDVLESVNLLMSPQGQVLSAHVSGRVVMKSYLSGMPECKFGMNDKIVIDKQGKGGGSEEAAKSGKQSIAIDDCTFHQCVRLSKFDSERSISFIPPDGDYELMRYRTTKDIILPFRVIPLVREVGRTKLEVKVVIKSNFKSSLLAQKIEVRIPTPLNTSGVQLICMKGKAKYKASENAIVWKIKRMAGMKESQISAEIELLPTNDKKKWARPPISMNFEVPFAPSGLKVRYLKVFEPKLNYSDHDVIKWVRYIGRSGIYETRC from the exons GAGGAACGCGGTGGACGCGTTCCGCGTCAACGTCATCCACGCCCGGCAGCAGGTCCGCTCTCCGGTCACCAACATCGCCCGGACGAGCTTCTTCCATGTCAAACGCTCCAACATCTGGCTGGCAGCCGTCACCAAGCAGAACGTCAACGCCACCATGGTGTTCGAGTTCCTCTACAAGATGTGTGACGTCATGTCCGCCTACTTTGGCAAGATCAGTGAGGAGAACGTCAAGAACAACTTTGTCCTCATCTACGAGCTGCTCGATG AGATTCTGGACTTTGGTTACCCTCAGAACTCAGAGACTGGAGCTCTGAAAACCTTCATCACTCAACAGGGCATCAAGAGCCAG CACCAT ACCAAAGAGGAGCAGTCTCAGATCACCAGCCAGGTCACGGGTCAGATCggctggaggagagaaggaatCAAGTACCGACGCAACGAACTGTTTCTGGACGTGTTGGAGAGCGTCAACCTGCTCATGTCTCCACAAG gtcaGGTGCTCAGTGCTCATGTCTCAGGTCGGGTGGTGATGAAGAGTTACCTGAGCGGGATGCCTGAGTGTAAGTTTGGGATGAATGACAAGATCGTCATCGACAAGCAGGGCAAAGGTGGAGGATCAGAGGAGGCTGctaagag tggtAAACAGTCAATAGCAATCGATGATTGCACCTTCCATCAGTGTGTCCGTCTCAGCAAGTTTGACTCTGAACGCAGCATCAGCTTCATTCCTCCAGACGGAGACTACGAGCTCATGAG gtacCGCACCACCAAAGACATCATCCTGCCCTTCAGAGTCATCCCTCTGGTCCGAGAGGTCGGTCGCACCAAACTGGAGGTCAAAGTCGTCATCAAGTCTAATTTCAAGTCGTCACTGCTCGCTCAGAAGATCGAG GTTCGGATCCCGACTCCCCTGAACACCAGCGGGGTTCAGCTCATCTGTATGAAGGGAAAAGCAAAGTACAAAGCCAGCGAGAACGCCATCGTCTGGAA gataAAGCGCATGGCGGGGATGAAAGAGTCTCAGATCAGCGCAGAGATCGAGCTGCTGCCCACCAACGACAAGAAGAAGTGGGCTCGACCTCCGATCTCCATGAACTTTGAG gtGCCGTTCGCTCCATCAGGTCTGAAGGTGAGGTACCTGAAGGTGTTCGAGCCGAAGCTGAACTACAGCGATCACGACGTCATTAAATGGGTTCGCTACATTGGACGCAGCGGCATCTACGAGACTCGCTGCTGA